The genomic segment CTGATTCTCTCCCTCCTGTCCCTGACCTTCTCTCTCGCATGGAGATCGACGCGATGAGCCTTTATGAGATCGAGCAATTGACATACTATTACCCGGAGACGGCCCGGCCGGCGCTCGACCACGTCAACCTTCTCCTCGACGAGGGAGAGCTCGTGCTCATCACCGGGCCCTCCGGCGGCGGGAAAACGACGCTCGCGAGGGCGCTCTCGGGCCTCGTGCCGCATTTCTTCGGCGGCAAGATCGGCGGCCGCGTGAGTTACCGCGGGAATCCCCTGGACAGCCTTGACCGCCGCGCGCTCAACGCCGAGATCGGCGTGGTGACGCAGGATCCCGAGAAGCAGATCCTCATGAGGGGCGTTGAGCGAGAGCTCTGCTTCGGGCCTGAGAACCTCGGCCTCCCCCCCGAGCAGATTGCGCGCCGTGTCATGGATATGGCGGGCCTCCTCGGGCTCTCGGGGCTCCTCCGCCGCCGCACCGATGAGCTGTCGGGGGGCATGAAGCAGCGGACCGTCCTGGGCGCCGTCATGGCCATGGGCGCGCGCGTCATGATTCTCGACGAGCCGACATCACAGCTCGATCCCGCGGCCGCTGACGATCTGCGGGGATTTCTCTCCCGCGCGCGGGATGAGCTCGGCTACACCATACTGCTCATCGAACAGAGACTCGAGCACTGCCTCCCTATGGCCGACCGCGTGCTCTTCATCGATCGCGGCCGCCTGAATTTTGACGGCACGCCGCGCGACTTCCGCCGCTGGGCAGCGACGCAGGCGCCCTATGTCCTGCCGCGCGGGCCAGGTATCTCTTTCGTCGGCAGCCCTGACGATGCGACGCCCAGCGCGAGCGGCGAGCTCTGCCCCCCGCCCGCTCCCGGATCCCACGCGCCCCCCCCGCGCGCTGAGCCCCTCGCCGAGCTCAACAATGTCTCATTTACCTACGGGAGCGACGGCCCGGCGCTCAGGGAGGTCACACTCGCTGTCGGGCAGGGTGAAGTCATCTCGATCCTGGGGCCGAACGGCTCGGGCAAGAGCACGCTCCTGAAAATCATCTGCGGCCTCCTCCCCCCCTCACGGGGGACGGTCACTGTCGCGGGCAAGAAACCATCCCAGCGCCCAAACCGCGAGAAGGCTTCTCTCTGCGGCTACCTCTCGCAGAATCCCGATGATTTCCTCTTTCACGAAACTGTCTTTGACGAGGTCGGCTACACCCTCCGCAATCTCGGCCGATATGACGAGGACAGCGTGCGTGCGGCCCTCGCGCGGTGGGGGATTGCGCATCTGGCCGACAGGAACCCGAGGGAATTGAGCGCCGGGGAACGCCAGTGCGTCGCCCTCGCCGCAGCCACG from the Candidatus Auribacterota bacterium genome contains:
- a CDS encoding ATP-binding cassette domain-containing protein translates to MSLYEIEQLTYYYPETARPALDHVNLLLDEGELVLITGPSGGGKTTLARALSGLVPHFFGGKIGGRVSYRGNPLDSLDRRALNAEIGVVTQDPEKQILMRGVERELCFGPENLGLPPEQIARRVMDMAGLLGLSGLLRRRTDELSGGMKQRTVLGAVMAMGARVMILDEPTSQLDPAAADDLRGFLSRARDELGYTILLIEQRLEHCLPMADRVLFIDRGRLNFDGTPRDFRRWAATQAPYVLPRGPGISFVGSPDDATPSASGELCPPPAPGSHAPPPRAEPLAELNNVSFTYGSDGPALREVTLAVGQGEVISILGPNGSGKSTLLKIICGLLPPSRGTVTVAGKKPSQRPNREKASLCGYLSQNPDDFLFHETVFDEVGYTLRNLGRYDEDSVRAALARWGIAHLADRNPRELSAGERQCVALAAATIASPPLLLLDEPTRGQDGRLNEQTGRQFAAFARERNAAVIVVTQDVEFAASWSHRIVLLLNGTIIADRPNRSTPAGAPFDPSQMSSLFRGVWISGGHEECSMPRGAEPDRERS